One Phenylobacterium hankyongense DNA segment encodes these proteins:
- a CDS encoding NAD(P)/FAD-dependent oxidoreductase, with protein sequence MRGQAIAAVRPRVVIVGAGFGGLEAARALAGAAVEVVVIDAKNHHTFQPLLYQVATAALSPAAIAWPIRHLLKTQANARVLMSRVVAVDPTAHQVLTEAGPVAYDQLVIATGATHSYFGHDSWEAFAPGLKTIEDALEIRRRILSAFERAELAGDDGAAPELTTFVVVGGGPTGVELAGAIGEIARDALKSEFRHIDPAAARIVLVEAGPRILPTFSEALAADAARRLARYGVDVRTRAKVVDVDASGVTLEDGRIDAATVLWAAGVRAGALTADLPGQHDRAGRAQVAADLSLPGHPEIFVIGDAAALASPDGRPVPGIAPAAKQMGAYVGRLIARRLSGRSPPPAFRYRHAGDLATIGRGAAVVRLGAIQLTGLPGWLFWGFIHVYFLIGLRARFFVALDWLWSYVTYHRGARLITGA encoded by the coding sequence ATGAGAGGGCAGGCCATCGCCGCGGTCCGACCTCGGGTGGTCATCGTGGGCGCGGGGTTCGGCGGCCTGGAGGCGGCCCGAGCGCTGGCCGGCGCTGCGGTCGAGGTGGTGGTCATCGACGCCAAGAACCACCACACCTTCCAGCCCCTGCTCTATCAGGTGGCGACCGCGGCCCTGTCCCCGGCCGCGATCGCGTGGCCGATCCGCCATCTGCTCAAGACCCAGGCCAACGCCCGGGTGCTGATGAGCCGGGTCGTCGCCGTCGATCCGACCGCGCATCAGGTGCTGACCGAGGCCGGGCCGGTCGCCTACGACCAGCTGGTGATCGCCACGGGCGCCACGCATTCCTATTTCGGCCACGACTCCTGGGAGGCCTTCGCGCCCGGCCTGAAGACCATCGAGGACGCGCTCGAGATCCGCCGGCGGATTCTGTCCGCGTTCGAGCGCGCCGAGCTGGCCGGCGACGACGGGGCGGCGCCTGAGCTCACCACCTTCGTCGTGGTGGGCGGCGGGCCGACGGGCGTCGAGCTGGCCGGCGCCATCGGCGAGATCGCCCGCGACGCCCTGAAGTCGGAGTTCCGCCACATCGACCCGGCCGCCGCCCGCATCGTGCTGGTGGAGGCCGGGCCGCGGATCCTGCCGACGTTTTCCGAGGCCCTGGCCGCCGACGCCGCGCGCCGCCTGGCCCGCTACGGCGTCGATGTCAGGACCCGCGCCAAGGTCGTCGACGTCGACGCCTCGGGCGTCACGCTCGAGGACGGGCGGATCGACGCCGCCACGGTGCTTTGGGCCGCCGGGGTGAGGGCTGGGGCCCTGACGGCCGACCTTCCTGGCCAACACGACCGGGCCGGCCGGGCGCAGGTGGCGGCGGACCTGTCGCTGCCCGGCCACCCCGAGATCTTCGTGATCGGCGACGCCGCCGCCCTTGCCTCGCCGGACGGCCGACCGGTCCCCGGCATCGCGCCCGCGGCCAAGCAGATGGGCGCCTATGTCGGCCGGCTGATCGCCAGGCGGCTGTCCGGGCGGTCCCCGCCGCCGGCGTTCCGCTACCGGCACGCCGGCGATCTGGCCACCATCGGCCGTGGCGCAGCGGTCGTGAGGCTGGGCGCCATCCAGCTGACGGGACTGCCCGGCTGGCTCTTCTGGGGCTTCATCCACGTGTATTTTCTGATCGGCCTGCGGGCCCGGTTCTTCGTCGCGCTCGACTGGCTGTGGAGCTACGTCACCTATCATCGGGGCGCGCGACTGATCACCGGCGCGTAA
- a CDS encoding EF-hand domain-containing protein → MTRWVYGLGLCLALFTAEAAAQPGDRGGERMRGPRNLYISPCGQPFRAAESEPYPVGVWFAKTDLNADGVLDRSEFRAEATAFFHVLDQDQDGIISGPEISRYEHAIVPEILRGAQVGANEAPARLFLAQMGGGMGGMGGGGMGGGGMGGGGGGGGGGGGGRGHRQDGAPPAAGGAAKGPSMEGAAPFDLLAEPEPVSASDTDLDGRITLAEFLAAADRRFRKLDTDGDGKLTLATLPHTQQQKMAERRHGGAA, encoded by the coding sequence ATGACACGATGGGTTTACGGCCTGGGCCTCTGCCTCGCCTTGTTCACGGCCGAGGCCGCAGCCCAGCCGGGTGATCGTGGCGGCGAGCGCATGCGGGGGCCGAGGAACCTCTATATCAGCCCCTGCGGCCAGCCCTTCCGGGCCGCCGAATCCGAGCCCTATCCGGTCGGCGTGTGGTTCGCCAAGACCGACCTGAACGCCGACGGCGTCCTCGACCGCAGCGAGTTCAGGGCCGAGGCGACCGCCTTCTTCCACGTGCTCGACCAGGACCAGGACGGCATCATCTCGGGGCCCGAGATCAGCCGCTACGAACACGCCATCGTTCCGGAAATCCTCAGAGGCGCGCAGGTCGGCGCCAACGAGGCTCCGGCCCGTCTGTTCCTCGCCCAGATGGGCGGGGGAATGGGTGGAATGGGCGGCGGCGGCATGGGCGGCGGCGGAATGGGTGGTGGTGGTGGCGGCGGTGGTGGTGGCGGCGGCGGACGGGGGCATCGCCAGGACGGCGCTCCCCCGGCGGCCGGAGGCGCTGCGAAGGGACCTTCGATGGAAGGCGCCGCGCCCTTCGACCTCCTGGCCGAGCCCGAGCCGGTGAGCGCTTCCGACACCGACCTCGACGGCCGCATCACCCTGGCCGAGTTCCTGGCCGCGGCCGATCGGCGGTTCCGCAAGCTGGACACCGACGGCGACGGCAAGCTCACCCTGGCGACCTTGCCGCATACCCAGCAGCAGAAGATGGCCGAGCGGCGTCACGGCGGCGCGGCCTGA
- a CDS encoding Rieske (2Fe-2S) protein: MTTEAAPARLDRTPAGVRLCALTDIAERGARGFVLQIGEARFHGFVVRRGPEVVGYVDRCPHMGFPLVQVLDAYQTPDGRLLQCAWHGALFEPEDGRCVGGPCLGASLTPWPVRTVDGAVVTA; this comes from the coding sequence ATGACCACCGAGGCCGCGCCGGCCCGGCTGGACAGGACGCCGGCCGGCGTTCGCCTGTGCGCGTTGACGGACATCGCCGAACGCGGCGCCCGCGGCTTCGTGCTGCAGATCGGCGAGGCGCGCTTCCACGGCTTCGTCGTGCGGCGCGGACCGGAGGTGGTGGGCTACGTCGACCGTTGTCCGCACATGGGGTTCCCGCTGGTCCAGGTGCTCGACGCCTATCAGACCCCGGACGGCCGGCTGCTGCAGTGCGCCTGGCATGGCGCGCTGTTCGAACCCGAAGACGGCCGCTGCGTCGGCGGGCCTTGCCTGGGCGCGTCGCTGACGCCCTGGCCGGTGCGGACCGTCGACGGCGCGGTGGTCACGGCCTAA
- the hmgA gene encoding homogentisate 1,2-dioxygenase, with amino-acid sequence MADDITSRADAAAIKAAGLGYQSGFGNHVSTEAVAGALPAGRNSPQRTPYGLYAEQLSGSAFTAPRSENRRSWLYRLRPTASHRPYRPYAGGALVRSGPFDELPPSPNRLRWDPLPIPEAPTDFVDGLVTYAGNGDPAVSAGTAIHLYAANRTMRDRVFYDADGELLILPQEGALLLTTELGRMSVAPGEIAVIPRGVRFHVALQAPTARGYVCENYGALFRLPELGPIGSNGLANARDFLTPQAWFEDRDAPTEVVQKFQGRLWTTTLDHSPFDVVAWHGSLAPYKYDQARFNTINTVSFDHPDPSIFTVLTSPSELPGTANCDFVIFPPRWMVAEDTFRPPWFHRNVMSEFMGLVHGAYDAKAGGFAPGGASLHNCMSGHGPDRESYERAVTAELKPHKIDNTLAFMFESRWVIRPTRFATDTPLAQLDYDDCWDGFTKAQVPGADAS; translated from the coding sequence ATGGCCGACGACATCACGTCCCGGGCGGACGCCGCGGCGATCAAGGCCGCGGGGCTGGGCTATCAATCCGGCTTCGGCAACCACGTCTCGACCGAGGCGGTCGCCGGGGCGCTGCCGGCGGGGCGGAACTCGCCGCAGCGCACGCCCTACGGCCTCTATGCCGAGCAACTCTCCGGCAGCGCGTTCACCGCGCCGCGGAGCGAGAACCGCCGGTCGTGGCTGTACCGGCTGCGGCCGACCGCCAGCCATCGGCCCTACCGGCCCTACGCCGGCGGCGCCCTGGTCCGCTCCGGCCCGTTCGACGAGCTTCCGCCCAGCCCCAATCGGCTGCGCTGGGACCCGCTGCCGATCCCTGAGGCGCCCACCGACTTCGTCGACGGCCTGGTCACCTACGCCGGCAACGGCGACCCGGCCGTCTCGGCCGGGACGGCTATCCACCTCTACGCCGCCAACCGCACGATGCGCGATCGGGTCTTCTACGACGCCGACGGCGAGCTGCTGATCCTGCCGCAGGAAGGCGCGCTGCTCCTGACCACCGAGCTCGGCCGGATGTCGGTCGCGCCCGGCGAGATCGCGGTGATCCCGCGCGGCGTCCGCTTCCACGTGGCGCTGCAGGCGCCGACCGCGCGCGGCTATGTGTGCGAGAACTACGGCGCCCTGTTCCGGCTTCCGGAGCTCGGGCCGATCGGCTCCAACGGCCTGGCCAACGCCCGCGACTTCCTGACCCCGCAGGCCTGGTTCGAGGACCGCGACGCGCCCACCGAGGTGGTCCAGAAATTCCAGGGCCGGCTGTGGACCACCACCCTCGACCACTCGCCGTTCGACGTGGTGGCGTGGCATGGCTCGCTGGCGCCGTACAAATACGACCAGGCGCGGTTCAACACGATCAACACGGTCTCGTTCGACCATCCCGATCCGTCGATCTTCACGGTCCTGACCTCGCCCTCGGAGCTGCCGGGGACTGCGAACTGCGACTTCGTGATCTTCCCGCCTCGCTGGATGGTGGCGGAGGACACCTTCCGGCCGCCGTGGTTCCACCGCAACGTGATGAGCGAGTTCATGGGCCTGGTGCACGGGGCCTACGACGCCAAGGCCGGCGGCTTCGCGCCCGGCGGCGCGTCGCTGCACAACTGCATGAGCGGCCATGGACCGGATCGCGAAAGCTATGAGCGCGCGGTGACCGCCGAGCTGAAGCCGCACAAGATCGACAACACCCTGGCCTTCATGTTCGAGAGCCGCTGGGTGATCCGGCCGACGCGGTTTGCGACCGACACGCCGCTTGCCCAGCTCGACTACGACGACTGCTGGGACGGCTTCACCAAGGCCCAGGTCCCGGGCGCCGACGCCTCGTGA
- the hppD gene encoding 4-hydroxyphenylpyruvate dioxygenase → MNADPNNPLGLDGFAFAEFTSPDPKAMAAQFEQLGFVAAARRPERGLTLYRQGRINLLLNAGPGQAEAFRAAHGPSANGMAFRVADAEQAYATALERGAVAADTSASALPQAKAIEGIGGSLLYLVDADPFADWEEVPGWREAAAQNGVGLDLLDHLTHNVRRGQMRTWSTFYNKLFGFEEQKYFDIKGQATGLFSQAMIAPDRAIRIPLNESQDDKSQIEEFLRDYNGEGIQHLALATNNIYETVEKLRARGVQLQDTIETYYELVDKRVPGHGEDLERLRKNRILIDGDVKEEGILLQIFTENLFGPIFFEVIQRKGNEGFGNGNFQALFESIELDQIRRGVIKVEPAE, encoded by the coding sequence ATGAACGCCGATCCGAACAACCCCCTCGGCCTCGATGGCTTCGCCTTCGCCGAGTTCACATCGCCCGACCCGAAGGCGATGGCGGCGCAGTTCGAGCAGCTCGGGTTCGTGGCGGCGGCGCGCCGCCCGGAACGGGGGCTGACGCTCTATCGCCAGGGCCGCATCAACCTGCTGCTGAACGCCGGGCCGGGGCAGGCCGAGGCGTTCCGCGCGGCGCACGGCCCCTCGGCCAACGGCATGGCCTTCAGGGTCGCCGATGCGGAGCAGGCCTATGCGACGGCGCTGGAGCGCGGGGCGGTGGCCGCCGACACCTCGGCGAGCGCGCTGCCGCAGGCCAAGGCCATCGAAGGCATCGGCGGCTCGCTGCTCTATCTGGTGGACGCAGACCCCTTCGCCGACTGGGAGGAAGTCCCCGGCTGGCGTGAAGCCGCGGCGCAGAACGGGGTCGGTCTCGACCTGCTCGACCACCTGACGCACAACGTCCGCCGCGGCCAGATGCGGACCTGGTCGACCTTCTACAATAAGCTGTTCGGGTTCGAGGAGCAGAAGTACTTCGACATCAAGGGCCAGGCGACCGGCCTGTTCAGCCAGGCGATGATCGCGCCGGACCGGGCGATCCGGATTCCGCTGAACGAGAGCCAGGACGACAAGTCCCAGATCGAGGAGTTCCTGCGCGACTACAACGGCGAGGGCATCCAGCACCTGGCGCTGGCCACGAACAATATCTACGAAACCGTCGAGAAGCTTCGCGCCCGCGGCGTGCAGCTGCAGGACACCATCGAGACCTATTACGAGCTGGTCGACAAGCGCGTCCCGGGCCACGGCGAGGACCTGGAGCGGCTGAGGAAGAACCGCATCCTGATCGACGGCGACGTGAAGGAGGAGGGCATCCTCCTGCAGATCTTCACCGAGAACCTGTTTGGGCCCATCTTCTTCGAAGTGATCCAGCGCAAGGGCAACGAAGGCTTCGGCAACGGTAACTTCCAGGCGCTGTTCGAGTCGATCGAGCTCGATCAGATCCGCCGGGGCGTCATCAAGGTGGAGCCCGCGGAGTAG
- a CDS encoding FAD-dependent oxidoreductase — translation MSRFSDFKRLAIRRLSDAPAAYAVPPAKKAPMTDVAAREAAVASLPNENPGAPVGSPTRQVDVAIVGGGLSGSLAAVVLGRAGYRVALIDRYAVFPAQFRVEKFTGYTIEALGRLGLLDVLAAAATPFDQVVNARRGQIIDRSEGAHYGILYKDIVRTLRAQLPASVEFLVDRVADIETGPDLQRVELAGGEVLEARLVVLATGMGDILREKIGIARRVTFEKHSISFGFSISPAPGQAFDFPALTYYGETVADRVDYLNVFPVGEVMRANLFTFRDQGDPWVGELIRAPKATLLATLPGLSRFLGDFQMASPVQAWVMDLSAIENHEQDGVVVVGDAFQSSCPAAGAGVPRLMADVERLCTAHLPRWFQTAGMGREKIAEFYQDTGKQASDRRALKSSRYRRTLTIDTSVLGTAHRLRAFAPRRPLAWLRDLRR, via the coding sequence GTGAGCCGATTTTCCGATTTCAAACGCCTCGCGATCCGTCGGCTGTCCGACGCACCCGCGGCGTACGCAGTCCCTCCGGCGAAAAAGGCTCCCATGACCGACGTCGCAGCGCGCGAAGCAGCTGTCGCCTCGCTTCCGAACGAAAATCCGGGCGCGCCGGTCGGAAGCCCCACCCGGCAGGTTGACGTGGCCATCGTGGGCGGCGGTCTGAGCGGTTCGCTCGCGGCCGTCGTGCTCGGCCGGGCCGGATATCGCGTGGCGCTGATCGATCGCTATGCGGTCTTTCCGGCCCAATTCCGCGTGGAGAAGTTCACGGGCTACACGATCGAGGCGCTCGGCCGTCTGGGGCTGCTCGACGTCCTGGCCGCCGCCGCCACGCCCTTCGACCAGGTGGTCAACGCGCGCCGCGGCCAGATCATCGACCGGTCCGAGGGCGCGCACTACGGCATCCTCTACAAGGACATCGTGCGAACGCTTCGCGCGCAGCTGCCCGCGTCGGTCGAGTTCCTCGTCGATCGCGTGGCGGACATCGAGACGGGCCCGGATCTCCAGCGGGTTGAGCTCGCCGGCGGCGAGGTGCTCGAGGCGCGCCTGGTCGTGCTCGCCACCGGCATGGGCGACATCCTGCGCGAGAAGATCGGAATTGCGCGGCGCGTCACCTTCGAGAAGCATTCGATCTCATTCGGGTTCAGCATCTCCCCCGCCCCCGGCCAGGCGTTCGATTTCCCCGCCCTCACCTACTACGGAGAGACGGTGGCCGACCGCGTCGACTATCTGAACGTCTTCCCGGTCGGCGAGGTCATGCGCGCCAACCTCTTCACCTTCCGGGATCAAGGCGACCCATGGGTGGGCGAGCTGATACGAGCGCCGAAGGCGACGCTGCTGGCCACCCTGCCGGGTCTTTCGCGCTTCCTCGGCGATTTCCAGATGGCCAGCCCGGTGCAGGCCTGGGTCATGGATCTCTCCGCCATCGAGAACCACGAGCAGGACGGGGTGGTGGTGGTCGGCGACGCGTTCCAGTCCTCCTGTCCGGCGGCCGGCGCCGGCGTCCCCCGGCTGATGGCCGATGTGGAACGCCTGTGCACGGCGCACCTGCCGCGCTGGTTCCAGACGGCGGGCATGGGGCGCGAGAAGATCGCCGAATTCTACCAGGACACCGGCAAACAGGCGTCCGACCGCCGCGCCCTGAAGTCTTCGCGGTATCGCCGGACCCTGACCATCGACACCAGCGTTCTCGGGACCGCTCATCGGCTGCGGGCGTTCGCGCCCAGGCGTCCCCTGGCGTGGCTCCGGGACCTCCGACGCTAG
- a CDS encoding cytochrome c codes for MIAAALPAGAAQGGSPPAPSAPAPKAAATTEAPEAVLKRSCQACHDLGVITQSSHTADEWPAILQRMRSNGANVTDAELKAIQAYLIDNYSATQ; via the coding sequence GTGATCGCCGCCGCCCTGCCGGCCGGGGCGGCGCAGGGCGGCTCGCCGCCCGCTCCGTCGGCGCCGGCCCCCAAGGCCGCTGCAACGACCGAGGCCCCCGAGGCGGTCCTGAAACGGTCCTGCCAGGCGTGTCACGACCTGGGGGTCATCACCCAGAGCAGCCATACGGCCGACGAATGGCCGGCGATCCTGCAGCGGATGCGGTCCAACGGCGCCAACGTCACCGACGCGGAGCTGAAGGCCATCCAGGCCTATCTGATCGACAACTACTCCGCGACCCAGTGA
- a CDS encoding MarR family winged helix-turn-helix transcriptional regulator, translated as MTKPRVLKLDAFVPYRLSIASNTVSDVIAGAYRALFGLNVPEWRLVTVLAERGSVSQFELGAATRMDKVTVSRAAIGLVERGLVRRSPNPEDKRSHLLALTAEGRALYDQVAPKALALEDAILAEFSHDEVATLLGMLQRLQTAAGRLADPET; from the coding sequence ATGACCAAGCCACGGGTGCTCAAGCTCGACGCGTTCGTGCCCTACCGGCTGTCGATCGCCTCAAACACGGTGAGCGACGTGATCGCCGGCGCCTACCGCGCCCTGTTCGGCCTGAACGTGCCGGAGTGGCGGCTGGTGACGGTGCTGGCCGAGCGCGGCAGCGTCAGCCAGTTCGAGCTGGGCGCGGCCACCCGGATGGACAAGGTGACGGTGAGCCGGGCCGCCATCGGGCTGGTGGAGCGCGGCCTGGTCCGGCGCTCGCCCAACCCCGAGGACAAGCGGTCCCACCTGCTGGCGCTGACCGCCGAGGGCCGCGCCCTCTACGACCAGGTCGCGCCCAAGGCCCTGGCGCTGGAAGACGCCATCCTCGCGGAATTCAGCCACGACGAGGTCGCCACCCTGCTGGGGATGTTGCAACGCCTGCAGACCGCCGCCGGACGCCTGGCGGACCCGGAGACATGA
- a CDS encoding sensor histidine kinase: protein MLAGAGLVIVATVLRAQLGRVFPHLTEFGLYYPAVLAAGLLGGWPGAVIAVAGSVFSGWFFFVEPRAVLDAPTKAANMAIFLVASSLVGFAGARIRTLIRRYRQTNALLAERELRYRTLFECVSDGFLLIEPAQDALGRTTDYLILEANPAILRILSANTSIVGRRVSEVLPVPVTGWLEHCNRATAGDTVTFDFQSPATDRWYEIHLSRVGRGQLAAFIVDVTDRKLSESRHLELFEELNHRVKNNLSMVSVMLSMHARASHQPEVQDQLQRAIDRIQAIADVHASLYRSSSRDDVDFAGYLQQLCDRLSGSLLPDDRIRIELDAQPATSLPLDRAVALGVVVNELVTNAVKHAYPPPARGVILVKLRHAGDTLTLSVSDNGRGLPPPGSSEGLGMRLIRSLVQQAGAILTVEQGEGVTFVVRLREADAPPFVKEAQSRLL from the coding sequence GTGCTTGCCGGCGCCGGCCTGGTGATCGTCGCCACCGTGCTGCGGGCCCAACTCGGCCGCGTGTTCCCGCACCTGACGGAGTTCGGGCTCTACTATCCGGCGGTGCTCGCCGCGGGCCTGCTGGGCGGCTGGCCGGGCGCGGTGATCGCGGTCGCGGGCAGCGTGTTCTCAGGTTGGTTCTTCTTCGTGGAACCGCGGGCGGTGCTCGACGCGCCGACCAAGGCGGCCAACATGGCGATCTTCCTGGTGGCGAGCTCGCTCGTCGGTTTCGCCGGGGCGCGGATCCGCACCCTGATCCGGCGCTATCGGCAGACCAACGCCCTGCTGGCCGAACGGGAGCTGCGCTACCGCACGCTGTTCGAGTGCGTCTCCGACGGCTTCCTGCTGATCGAGCCTGCTCAGGACGCACTGGGTCGTACGACGGACTATCTGATCCTCGAGGCCAACCCCGCGATCCTGCGCATTCTGTCGGCGAATACCTCGATCGTCGGGCGGCGGGTGAGCGAGGTGCTGCCGGTCCCGGTGACCGGATGGCTGGAGCATTGCAATCGCGCCACCGCGGGGGACACGGTCACCTTCGACTTCCAGAGCCCCGCCACCGACCGGTGGTACGAGATCCACCTCAGCCGGGTGGGCCGAGGCCAGCTCGCCGCCTTCATCGTCGACGTCACCGACCGCAAGCTTTCCGAGAGCCGTCACCTGGAGCTCTTCGAGGAACTGAACCACCGCGTGAAGAACAACCTCAGCATGGTGTCGGTCATGCTCAGCATGCACGCGCGCGCCAGCCATCAACCTGAGGTGCAGGACCAGCTCCAGCGGGCCATCGACCGCATCCAGGCCATCGCCGACGTCCACGCCAGTCTCTACCGATCGAGCAGCCGCGACGACGTCGACTTCGCCGGCTATCTGCAGCAGCTCTGCGACCGGCTCTCCGGATCCCTCCTGCCCGATGATCGGATTCGGATCGAGCTCGACGCCCAGCCGGCCACCAGCCTCCCGCTGGACAGGGCCGTCGCCTTGGGTGTGGTGGTCAACGAGCTGGTCACCAACGCCGTCAAGCACGCCTACCCGCCGCCGGCCCGCGGCGTGATCCTGGTGAAGCTGCGCCACGCGGGCGACACCCTGACCCTGTCGGTCTCCGACAACGGCCGGGGCCTGCCGCCGCCCGGGTCGAGTGAAGGATTGGGCATGCGCCTGATCCGCTCCCTCGTGCAGCAGGCGGGCGCCATCCTGACCGTGGAGCAGGGCGAGGGCGTGACGTTCGTCGTACGGCTGCGCGAGGCCGACGCGCCGCCGTTCGTCAAGGAGGCGCAGAGCCGGCTCCTCTGA